Genomic DNA from Thermopolyspora flexuosa:
TATAACGCCTGCATTTCAGGCGATGCCGCGCGATTATTCGATCTACCTTTCCTCGCGCCACCGAGATCGAATTCGCCGAATGTGATGTGCGTCACATGTGAAGCTCCCTTGGCGTAACCGCCACCCGGTTGACGCAAGCGCAAAGTCCGGGTCCGCCCCGCCGCTCCCGCAGACCGGGGCCGCCCTCGTCGCCCGGCCGTACCGCACTCCAGTGCCGACCTCCGGGACGGCACGAGCACGGCCGCCCGCGGACGTGCGGGCGTCGTGCATGCGGCGCCGCGTCGCCCTGGACGACGGCGGCATCCGGGCCGCGGGCGTGAGCAGCGTGAGCGTCCCGGCAAGGTCGCGGTAAGTTTTGTGGCATTCGCACCATTCGCCGGGTTCGGAAGGGCACACCATGATCGGGCGTGAGCGGAGCTCCGTCAGGCGGCCGAGCCCGGCCGTACCGGTACGCGCCGCGGCGACGGTCCCGGCCGCTCCGGACTCGTCCCCGGCCCGCCCCCACGCCGTGGCCAACCAGCGAAAGGACCCCCGACAATGACGACGGCACGGTTCGACGCGATCACCATCGAGGAGCTTCGGGCGCGCGGCGGCATCAAGTGGTCGCGTTACCCCGGGAAGATCGGGGCGTTCATCGCCGAGATGGACTTCGACGTGGCTCCCCCGATCACCCGGGCGCTGCACGAGGGGGTGGACGAGGGCGCGTTCGGCTACCTGCCCCCGCCGCTCGTCGACGACATGGCCCGGGCGTGCGCGGAGTGGTACCGCACCCGGTACGGCTGGGACGTGCCCGCCGCCCGTATCCGCCCGATGGCGGACGTGATCGCCGCGTTCACCGCGACGATCCGGTTCTTCACCCGGCCCGGCTCGCCGATCATCCTGCCGACCCCGGCGTACATGCCGTTCCTCACCGAGCCCGCCGCCCTCGGCCGCGAGGTCATCCAGGTGCCGATGCGCGACACCCCCGAGGGCCCGCGCTACGACCTCGACGCCCTCGACCGGGCGTTCGCGGCGGGCGGGCACCTGCTCGTGCTGTGCAACCCGCACAACCCCATCGGCCGGGTGCTCACCCGCGACGAGATGCTCGAGATCAGCGAGGTGGTGGCGCGGCACGACGGCCGCGTGTTCGCCGACGAGATCCACGCGCCGCTCGTCTACCCCGGCCACCGGCACGTGCCGTACGCGTCGCTGTCCGAGGTCACCGCCGCGCACACGATCACCGCCACCTCGGCGTCGAAGGCGTGGAACCTGCCCGGCCTCAAGTGCGCCCAGATGATCTTCTCCAACGAGGCGGACCTGGAGACCTGGTTCCAGGTGAGCGGGTACACCGAGTACGGCACGTCCAACCTGGGGCTCGTCGCCAACACGGCGGCGTACGCCGCAGGTGGGCCGTGGCTGGACGAGGTGATCGGCTACCTCGACGGCAACCGGCGGCACCTGGCCGAGCTGCTCGCCGAGCATCTCCCCCAGGTCCGGTACACCCCGCCGGAGGGCACCTATCTCGCCTGGCTCGACTGCCGCGAGCTCGACCTCGACGGGTCGCCCGCGGACTTCTTCGCCGACCGGGCCGACGTGGTGCTCACCGACGGCGCGGCGTGCGGCGAGGCGGGCGTCGGGTTCGTCCGGTTCAACTTCGCCACGCCCCGGCCGATCATGCGGCTCGCCGTCGAGCGCATGGCGAAGGCGCTCAGCGAGCGCTGACCCCGCGCTCCGCCCCTGGTGAACCCGGGCGTATCCGGCCGAAGGCGGCCAAACCCCGGCGGCTGTCAGCCTCGGTTGCTACGCTCGCGGCCATGATCAAGATCGCGTACCGAAGGAGGATCATCTCCGCGAGCCTGGGGGTCGTGCTCGGCTTATCCGCGATCACCGCGTGCTCCGACGTGCAGCAGATCTTCGAGGAAGGGGCGAAGCAGGGCGCCGCGGAGGGCGCGCTGCAGCCGCTGGGCCGGCTGGCCGTGGAGCAGATCGCCCAGGTCAAGCTCACCGACGACCTCGAGTGCGAGGCGCACGACATGACGGACGGCAGGGTGCCGGTCACGTGCACCGGTCAGACCCAGGACGGCGACAAGGTCGCGCTCGAGGCCAGCGTCACCTCCACCGACCTGGAAAAGGGAGCGGTCAGGGGCAGGTTCACCATCGTCATCAACGGGCGGACGGTCACCGAGCTGGACTGCGTCGGCATCTGCTGACCCCGGCGCGCGCCGCCGTCATTCGCCGCCCTGCGCGTCCACCCGCTCCAGCAGCGACCACAGCGCGGCGAGCACGGACGACAGCCCGTCCACGATCGTGCCGCCGATCCGGTACCGCCCCGCCGCGATCGGCGCGGGCCGCACGACCGGCCCGTACGCCGCGGAGAGCATGAGCGTGGCACCGCCGCGATCGACCGCGATGCCCATCAGCGCCCGCTCGGCCGCCGGGGACGCCGCGACGTCACCGCGCCGGTAGTAGCCCTCGGCGAGGTTCGCCGCGATCGCGGCCCCGGCCGGGCCCGCGTCGGCGTGCACGGCGGTGCCGTGGAAGACGAAGGCGAGGGCGTCCAGACGGGTGGGTGCGCACCGCGGCTCGCCCAGCGCCGCGAGGTCCGGCGGCTCGGGCGGCGGCATCGCGCCCACCCATTCGGTGATCAGGGCGAAGTACGTCTGCGGATCCTGGCCGGCGAGCTCCCAGATGATCGGATCCACGGCGAACAGGCTGTAGCCGGGCGGCCCCGGCGGGTCGGCCAGGGTGTTGTAGACGGTGGCGAGGGTGGGCGGGAACCGCTCCGGCCCCATGGCGACGAGCAGCCCGTGCACCGCCTGGGCGATCGGCCCCTGCCCGTGATCCGGACAGGCCGACACGTCGCAGAAGCGCTCGTCGGCCACGGATGAACCCCCTTGCCGGTCTCGCCGCCACGCCATCGCGGCCCTGCCGTACCGTGACGACACGGACGCACACCGTAACGATTCCATGGCGCCCGCTCCGCCCGCAGGGTTTTCGCCGGATCGCCTCCCGGCGCCGGGCCGTACGGCGGGCCGGACGCGGGGCCGCGGCTCGCCCCGACGCCGCTGCAATTGCGCTCAAGGTGCGCCGACCGCGCGGGCGGCCACGCAACTTCGGCGGCGGACTCAGGAGGCCCGCGCGTCCGCCGCCTCGGTCGCCGCCCGGGGCCGGTACGACCCGGACGGCGTCTTCCAGGCCCTGTGGCGTCCTTCTCCGGCCGCGCATCGAGCACAAGAAGCAGGACTGCTACGAATAGTGCTCGGCCAGGGGCCATGACGTTCGGATAGCGTGAAACAGTCCAGTACGTGATCACCGCGGAGGTCCGGCGATCGCATGAGGCCACGCCGGAGACGGGCGGGTGCGATCAGTTCGATCACAGCGCCGCGAGGAATCTCGCGGCGAGCGGTGCCGCCGCCTGGCCACCCGCTCCCGCGTTGCGGACGAAGACCGCGAAGGCGAGCGAACCCCGGTAACCGATGAACCAGGCGTGCGGCCGCTGCCCCGCCACCTCGGCGGTGCCGGTCTTGCCCGCCGTACCGGCCGGAAGACCGGCGGACGCGGCCGTACCCTCGGACACCACGGCCGCCATCATGGTGCGCAGGCCCGCGGCCACGTCCTCGCCGAGCGGCACCGGCGGTGGCGCGTCCGCGGACGGCTCCGCGCTCATGATCGCCGGTTTCCACACGCCGTCGGCCACCGCCGCGGCGACCTCCGCCATGCACAGCGGGCTCGCCTGCACCGAGTTCTGCCCGATCGCGTCGGCCCCGAGCTCGTCGTTGCTCTGGTGCGGGCGGATCCGGCAATAACTCAGCCCCGGCTTCTCCCGGAACCCGAACCGGTCCGCCGCCTCGCTGCGCAGCCCGCCGTCTCGCAGCCGCTCGTACGTCTGCTGGACGAACGTGGTGTTGCAGGACAGCGCGAACGCCCTGGTCAGGGGGACCGTCCCGCGATCGGCGGGGTCCGCGTTGGTGAAGCCGCGGCCGCCGGGGATGGTGTACGAGCCGGGGCACGGCACCGGGGACTGCGGGGTGAGCCCGCCGCGCAGCAGCGCCGCCGCGGTCACCACCTTGAACGTCGACCCGGGCGGGAACAGCCCGATGAACGCCTGTTTGCCGCCGAGCGTGTCGGCCACCGCGCGTACCTGCCGGGTCTCGACGTCGACGGCCACGATCGCGGCGGGCTCGGCCACACCGTCGAGCGCCCGCGCCGCGGCCCGCTGCACCCGCAGCGAGATCGTGGTCCTCCGCCCCTCCGGGCCGGTCTCCGGGGACCGGACGAGCACGCGGCCGGAGGGCACCTCCTCGATCGCGATCTCGACGGCCGTGCCGTCCAGCCCGGTGAAGTAGTCCCCCGCCCTGCTGTTCCGAGGGAACGGCCTGCCCTCCATGGTGAGCGTGGCCGGCCGGGCCACCCGCTTCTCCCTGAGGCGCAGGCTTCCGCCGTCCTTCAGCGAGGGGTGCATCGTCTCCGGCGACCAGAGCACCTTCCACTCGCCGTCGCGCAGCGCCAGCCGCAGCACCGAGGAGAACTCCCAGGGGCGGCCCAGCCCGGCCACCTCCCGTACCCCGGTGAACGGCAGCTCCGCCGCATCCTCCCCCTGGCGGCGCAGCTCCCCGGCGGTGAGCGAGATCGACAAGACCCGCAGCTCGGCGTCGAACCGCTCGTGGCGCGCGATGAAGTCGGTCGGCGGATCGGCGACCAACGCGAGCATCGCGAGGTTGTCCCGTGCCTGCCAGGCGTCGAGGTACCGCGCCGCCGTGTCCTCGGGCCCTTGGGTCTGCGTCACCTCCGGCGTGGGCTCGGCATCCGGCTCCTCCGGTGACTCGGTCGCGGGCTCCGGCTCGGCCTCGTCCTCGGGCGCGGCCGGGCTCGCCGCCACCGAACGCGTCTCGGCGGGCCGCAGGGCGACCACCACCCCGTACACACCGACCGCGACGACCGCGACCACCATTGCGATCAGCCCCGCGAGCCGTGGAACGCCCATCCATGTCACCTCGCCACGACGCAGGTCAGCCGATTTTGATCATAGAAACACCGATTCACACCAGAGCAGCGATTTTTCGCCCTTTTGTTGCGTGCCCCACCTCACCTGTACGGCTCCACGGCGGCCAACGGCCGACGCGGCCCAAACGCCCACCCCGAAACACCACCTGGGACCGAGTTGGCGTCCTGTCCTCCGGATACGGCTCTCGAATACCGAGCGACAATCACGGAAAGTCATGCGTCGTCAGGACCGGCCGGCCGTAGCGGCCGCGAAGGTCAGGCGTCCCAGGCAACCTGGCCGGCGGCGGTGTTGATCGGCGGCGACGGCCGGGGAAGCCCACGGTAGCGACCTGCTCCTACGAAAGCGCCGCGTTGGTGGTGCCCGGGCACCGCCGTACCGGAGCGGCGGCGAACAGGGCACGGCGCACGGCGGCACCCCGAGCACCCGTGTGCGCCACATGATCCGTTTTGTCGGTGCGAGGGCGTAGGCTCCGCGCCATGTCGACGGCACCCACAACGGTTGACCTTGCCCTCGCCCTGCTGCGTGAAGGCCGACTGGTCGACGCGGAACAGCTCCTGCAGCGGGAACTGCACGCCACCGAGCAGCGGTACGGCCCCGGCAGCCCGCAGTGGGCGGCGGCCCACTGTGACCTCGGCAACCTGCTGTACGGCACGGGCCAGGCCGACCGCGCCGTGGAGCACTATCGTGCCGCCTGCTCCATACCGGTCCCGCCGGACCCGGAGGCGCACAAGGCACTCATCACCTACCGCCTCAACCTGGCCACCGCGCTGGCCGCGACCGGAAACCTCGCCGAGGCCGAACACGAACTGCGCCACAACCTGCAGGAACGCCTCTCGTTCTACGGCCGCGAGCACCCCGGCTACGCCTTCGGCATGGAGCAACTCGCCGAGGTACTGCTCACCCGCGGCGACCTCACCGGCGCCCGCGAGGCCATCGAGGAAACCGTCGCCAACTTCTGGAACAACGGCCACGAGCGAGTCGCCACCGCGCTGGCGTTGCGAGCCCGGATCATCCAGGTCTCGGGCGCCCAGGAACCCCTCTTCCAGGGCCTGGAGCAACTACCGGAAGAGATCATCAACCGCACGGCGTGGGCCGTCCTCAGGGGAACCGGTGATCACCCCGACCAGGACAAGGTCATCCTCACCCAGCTCGCCGAGGCCCTGGAAACCCACCTCGGCCCCGACCACGAGACAACGCTCGCCGTACTGTCCCAGCTCGCCAACACCAGCCACCACGCCGGCGACGAGCCCGGCCGTGTCGCAACGATCCAGCGCATCCTCGCCTCCCACCTGCGCCATGGGAGAACCGAGGAGGCGATCCATGCCCTACAGGGCCTGGCAATGGCCCAGAGCGACGCCGGCGACCTCCCCGCCTCCCTGGCCACCTACGCCCAGGCCCACGCCCACGCGCTATCCCTCAACCGCCCCGACCTGACCGCCCAGGTACTGCGCAACTGGGGCATCGCCCTCTCGATGTCCGGCCACACGACCGAAGCCGAACAACGTCTCCGCGAGGCCGTCGCCTTCGCCGAAACCGGCCACGACCCGGAACTCCTCGGCCGTACCCGCATCGCCCTGGGCCTTTTCCTCCAGCACCACGGGCGCTTGGCCGAGGCTCGCGAGATCGTCGAAGCCGGCCTCACCACCCTCGACCCCGCCCACCCGGACGCCGTCATGGGCCGCGGCCACCTCACCGCCATCCTCGAAAATCACTCCTGCGGCTGCGGCAACACCCGCGACGCCCTGGCCGAAGCGTTCCGCGATTTCGTCCTGGCCCGCCTCCCTCAGGACCTCCTCTCCGACCTCGACGTCACCATCAAGGACGACAACATCTCCGTCCACGTCGCCCTCAACCGCGAACCCACCCCCGCCGAACTGGAGCACCTCAACAACCTGCTCCGATCCGCCACCGCCGAATTCCGCCACCGTCTGCACACACCCGGATAAGCGACCGGACAAGGGGGTGGTGTTAGGCGCGGTGTGGTCGCCCGACACCTGGTGATGCAACCCCCTTCGAGGACGAAAACAATCGGCCATCACGGCGAACGGGAGCTCATCGCGGAGGTCAGTTTCGTGTAGCAAAGTCAGTCAAATCCACCTAAAAACTTAGTTATGCCGCGTAAGGAGCCTTTTTCCTCCGCATGGGGACTTGGAGAGCTGTCGTCGGCCGAGCACCGGCTCTGCGAGGCGTTCAGATGGGGCAGCCGCGTCGACCTGCGTACCGGGAACCCGGAGAAAGACGACCCGCAGCAGGGGGGCAAATGGAGTAATGCGCGGCGGGTGCGAGCCGAGGTCATTGCGGCGTTGCTCCTGTCGGAGCCAGAGGCGGCTCCAGGCCGGGTGCCGGCGGTCCGCCTGACCGGGGCGCGGGTGACCGGCGCACTGTCGTTGGCCTACGCGGAGGTGAGGTTTCTTTTATCGCTTCGGGAATGCTGGTTCGAGCAGCCGATATGCCTGGATGAGGCGACCACTCGGACGGTGGACTTGACCGGCAGTGTGATCCCTCGCCTTGATGCGAATGACACCCAGCTAGAAGGACATCTGGTCCTGCGCAGGTGCCGCGCGAACAGCGTCGCCCTCACCGATGCTCGAATCGCCGGCCAGCTGAACTTCAGCGGGGCAACGCTGACCAACCCGGGTGGGACAGCACTCAACGCCGATGGGCTGATCGTGGGCGGCGATATGTTCTGCGATGCGGGGTTCCATGCCGAAGGAGAGACCTGCCTTCTCGATGCCCACATCACCAACACGCTTAGCTTCAACGGCGCACGGCTGACCAACCCGGGCGGGACAGCACTCACTGCCGACCGGCTGATCGTTGAACGCAGCATGTTCTGCCAGGAGGGGTTCCACGCCGAAGGAGAGATCCGCCTTCTCGGCGCCCGCATCAGCGGCGATCTAACCTTGACCGGGGCACGGCTGACCAACCCCGGCGGGAGCGCGCTCAACGCCGACCGGCTGACCGTCGGCGGCAGCATGTTCTGCCAGGAGGGGTTCCACGCCGAAGGAGAAATCCGCCTTCTCGGCGCCCGCATCACCAGCCAGCTGAGCTTCATCGGGGCACGGCTGACCAACCCCGGCGGGAGCGCGCTCAACGCCGACCGGCTGACCGTCGAAGGCAGCATGTTCTGCCAGGAAGGGTTCCACGCCGAAGGAGAAATCCGCCTTCTCGACGCCAGAATCACTGGTCCGCTGAGCTTCATCGGGGCACGGCTGACCAACCCCGGCGGGACGGCGCTCAACGCCGACCGGCTGACCGTCGAAGGCAGCATGTTCTGCCAGGAAGGGTTCCACGCCGAAGGAGAAATCCGCCTTCTCGGCGCCCGCATCACCAGCCAGCTGAACTTTATCGGGGCACGGCTGACCAACCCCGGTAGGAGAGCACTCAGCGCCGGCCGGCTGATCGTTGGCGAAAACATGTTCTGCCGGGGTGGGTTCCAAGCCGTAGGACAAATTGACCTTCTCGGCGCCAAAATCACTGGTCAGCTGAGCTTCGACGGCGCACGGCTGATCAACCCTGACAGAACTGCGTTGGATTGCGAAGGGGTCGAGGCTGGATCACTACGGTTGAGCGCAGGCTTCACCGCCAAGGGGAAAGTCGACCTTAGCGGTGCTCGCGTGGGGACGCTGCATGACGATCCCAAGTGTTGGCCGGAAGACCTCGATTTGAATGAGCTGGTCTATGACGACCTGGAACCCGATGAGCCCGCCCGTAAGCGGCTTAAATGGTTGGGCCAGCGTAGAAAGAGATATCGGGCTCAGCCGTATGAGCAGCTGGCGGCCTACTACCGCCGTCAGGGGCACGACGAGGAGGCCCG
This window encodes:
- a CDS encoding MalY/PatB family protein, which produces MTTARFDAITIEELRARGGIKWSRYPGKIGAFIAEMDFDVAPPITRALHEGVDEGAFGYLPPPLVDDMARACAEWYRTRYGWDVPAARIRPMADVIAAFTATIRFFTRPGSPIILPTPAYMPFLTEPAALGREVIQVPMRDTPEGPRYDLDALDRAFAAGGHLLVLCNPHNPIGRVLTRDEMLEISEVVARHDGRVFADEIHAPLVYPGHRHVPYASLSEVTAAHTITATSASKAWNLPGLKCAQMIFSNEADLETWFQVSGYTEYGTSNLGLVANTAAYAAGGPWLDEVIGYLDGNRRHLAELLAEHLPQVRYTPPEGTYLAWLDCRELDLDGSPADFFADRADVVLTDGAACGEAGVGFVRFNFATPRPIMRLAVERMAKALSER
- a CDS encoding penicillin-binding transpeptidase domain-containing protein codes for the protein MGVPRLAGLIAMVVAVVAVGVYGVVVALRPAETRSVAASPAAPEDEAEPEPATESPEEPDAEPTPEVTQTQGPEDTAARYLDAWQARDNLAMLALVADPPTDFIARHERFDAELRVLSISLTAGELRRQGEDAAELPFTGVREVAGLGRPWEFSSVLRLALRDGEWKVLWSPETMHPSLKDGGSLRLREKRVARPATLTMEGRPFPRNSRAGDYFTGLDGTAVEIAIEEVPSGRVLVRSPETGPEGRRTTISLRVQRAAARALDGVAEPAAIVAVDVETRQVRAVADTLGGKQAFIGLFPPGSTFKVVTAAALLRGGLTPQSPVPCPGSYTIPGGRGFTNADPADRGTVPLTRAFALSCNTTFVQQTYERLRDGGLRSEAADRFGFREKPGLSYCRIRPHQSNDELGADAIGQNSVQASPLCMAEVAAAVADGVWKPAIMSAEPSADAPPPVPLGEDVAAGLRTMMAAVVSEGTAASAGLPAGTAGKTGTAEVAGQRPHAWFIGYRGSLAFAVFVRNAGAGGQAAAPLAARFLAAL
- a CDS encoding tetratricopeptide repeat protein, which encodes MSTAPTTVDLALALLREGRLVDAEQLLQRELHATEQRYGPGSPQWAAAHCDLGNLLYGTGQADRAVEHYRAACSIPVPPDPEAHKALITYRLNLATALAATGNLAEAEHELRHNLQERLSFYGREHPGYAFGMEQLAEVLLTRGDLTGAREAIEETVANFWNNGHERVATALALRARIIQVSGAQEPLFQGLEQLPEEIINRTAWAVLRGTGDHPDQDKVILTQLAEALETHLGPDHETTLAVLSQLANTSHHAGDEPGRVATIQRILASHLRHGRTEEAIHALQGLAMAQSDAGDLPASLATYAQAHAHALSLNRPDLTAQVLRNWGIALSMSGHTTEAEQRLREAVAFAETGHDPELLGRTRIALGLFLQHHGRLAEAREIVEAGLTTLDPAHPDAVMGRGHLTAILENHSCGCGNTRDALAEAFRDFVLARLPQDLLSDLDVTIKDDNISVHVALNREPTPAELEHLNNLLRSATAEFRHRLHTPG